Genomic segment of Shewanella sp. OMA3-2:
GAGCTAATTGCGTTTGATCACCGCATGGAAGAGTTCACTAAGCGTGGTGTTGAAGTTATCGGTGTGTCTATTGACTCACAGTTCACTCACAATGCATGGCGTAACACGCCAGTAGACAAAGGTGGTATTGGCCAAGTTAAATACACTTTAGTTGCTGACGTTAAACACGAAATTTGTAAAGCATACGATGTTGAGCATCCAGAAGCGGGTGTTGCTTTCCGTGGTTCATTCCTAGTAGACAAAGAAGGTCAAGTACGTCACCAAGTGGTTAACGATTTACCATTAGGCCGTAACGTTGACGAAATGCTACGTATGATCGATGCACTTCAATTCCACGAAGAGCACGGTGAAGTATGTCCAGCAGGTTGGTCTAAAGGTGATAAAGGCATGACAGCAAGCTCTGAAGGTGTTGCTTCATACTTAAAAGATCACTCTAGCAAGCTATAATCTACGCTTGTTGAATATCAAAAAAGCTGCCTAGGCAGCTTTTTTTGTACGCGTTATTTAGTTAACTTAATCGTCGGTATCACTAT
This window contains:
- a CDS encoding peroxiredoxin, with product MSVLVGRPAPDFTAAAVLGSGEIVDNFNLASATKGKPTVIFFYPLDFTFVCPSELIAFDHRMEEFTKRGVEVIGVSIDSQFTHNAWRNTPVDKGGIGQVKYTLVADVKHEICKAYDVEHPEAGVAFRGSFLVDKEGQVRHQVVNDLPLGRNVDEMLRMIDALQFHEEHGEVCPAGWSKGDKGMTASSEGVASYLKDHSSKL